From a single Gimesia fumaroli genomic region:
- a CDS encoding ribosomal protein L7/L12, translating to MNDSDSHPPEESGAADDQSELVEQIVNSLKQGNKIQAIKDYRESTGAGLKESKEVIDELIQKYDISMKSGCASMILVTISATFLLVYALGR from the coding sequence ATGAACGATTCTGATTCCCATCCACCAGAAGAATCTGGCGCGGCCGACGATCAATCTGAGCTTGTGGAACAGATCGTAAATTCACTCAAGCAGGGCAATAAAATTCAGGCCATCAAAGATTACCGGGAATCCACGGGCGCTGGCTTGAAAGAATCGAAAGAAGTGATCGACGAATTGATTCAGAAGTATGATATTTCCATGAAGTCCGGATGTGCTTCGATGATTCTGGTGACCATTTCCGCTACATTTCTACTCGTGTATGCGCTAGGCCGATAA
- a CDS encoding MoaD/ThiS family protein yields MKIVVEYTAQVKKAAGVGKEEFEVNEGSTLQDLVKQVAEQHAASLKSILFPNSEELHPSILLFVSNQQVLWGEPFTLEPHHVVTILSPISGG; encoded by the coding sequence ATGAAGATTGTAGTGGAGTATACGGCACAGGTTAAAAAAGCCGCTGGTGTCGGCAAAGAAGAATTTGAAGTCAACGAGGGGAGCACTTTGCAGGATCTCGTCAAGCAGGTGGCTGAGCAGCATGCGGCATCTCTGAAATCCATTCTATTCCCGAATTCGGAAGAGTTACATCCTTCGATTTTGTTGTTTGTTTCCAATCAGCAGGTATTGTGGGGGGAACCTTTTACTTTAGAACCGCATCATGTCGTGACGATTCTCTCGCCGATTTCCGGGGGATAA
- a CDS encoding ABC transporter permease, with the protein MSLFRLIIQEIQHRKMNFLLGLSSVVVAVACLIAALTLLQADEIQTTFILEQKEKEVTQAGTELKDSMRKIMKGLGFNILVLPANQDLSEFHLTGVVSETMPEAYVKELAESKIVTVNHLLPMVAKKITWPEQKCDVILTGTRGEVPILHRALKKPLQQQVPKGSMVLGFQIQKKLGLSKGDEVQLMGKNFKVTQTYPERGTADDSTVWINLEEAQELLGMQNLVNAILALECNCAAEDRVAQIRDEIGKILPGTQIIERGPPALARAEARNKAHETAVASLEQEKASRIQMIERRADFAAVLVPLVVLGCGAWIGFLSLENVRRRATEIGILRAIGLRSSQVFGIFIIKALVIGVIGALIGYFLGYGIGIIWGNLPASVNPEAALFSGRWLLLSLVFAPVLAGLSSWIPALLAARQDPATILQEG; encoded by the coding sequence ATGTCATTATTTCGGTTAATTATTCAGGAAATACAGCATCGTAAGATGAATTTTCTGCTGGGGCTGTCCTCAGTTGTAGTTGCAGTTGCTTGCTTGATTGCTGCGTTAACTCTGTTGCAGGCGGATGAAATTCAGACGACTTTTATCCTGGAGCAGAAAGAGAAGGAAGTCACACAGGCAGGCACTGAACTGAAAGACTCCATGCGAAAAATTATGAAAGGTCTTGGGTTTAATATCCTGGTCCTCCCGGCAAATCAGGATTTGAGTGAATTCCATTTAACTGGGGTAGTTTCCGAAACGATGCCGGAAGCATACGTCAAAGAACTGGCAGAGTCGAAGATTGTTACGGTCAATCATCTACTGCCGATGGTCGCCAAAAAGATTACCTGGCCGGAACAAAAATGTGATGTGATTTTAACGGGTACACGTGGTGAAGTTCCCATTTTACATCGCGCTCTCAAGAAGCCGCTCCAGCAGCAGGTCCCCAAAGGCAGCATGGTGCTGGGTTTTCAGATCCAGAAAAAACTCGGATTAAGTAAGGGGGACGAAGTTCAACTGATGGGGAAAAACTTCAAGGTGACTCAAACTTATCCAGAACGGGGAACCGCTGATGACAGTACGGTTTGGATCAACTTGGAAGAAGCACAGGAATTGCTGGGAATGCAAAACCTGGTGAATGCGATTCTGGCTCTGGAGTGTAATTGTGCAGCCGAAGACCGTGTGGCTCAGATTCGCGATGAAATTGGCAAAATCCTGCCCGGAACTCAGATTATCGAACGCGGCCCCCCTGCTCTGGCCCGCGCAGAGGCGCGTAACAAGGCACATGAAACGGCCGTTGCTTCACTTGAGCAGGAGAAGGCCAGTCGAATTCAAATGATTGAACGTCGTGCTGATTTTGCGGCAGTGCTGGTTCCGCTGGTAGTGCTTGGCTGTGGTGCCTGGATCGGCTTTCTGTCATTGGAGAACGTCCGGCGTCGCGCGACGGAAATTGGGATTTTGCGGGCGATTGGCTTACGGTCTTCACAGGTCTTTGGGATCTTTATCATCAAGGCGCTTGTGATTGGCGTGATTGGTGCCTTGATCGGATATTTTCTGGGCTACGGAATTGGAATCATCTGGGGGAACCTGCCGGCCTCTGTTAATCCTGAAGCAGCTTTATTTTCAGGTCGATGGTTACTGTTAAGTCTGGTATTTGCACCAGTGCTGGCCGGCTTATCCAGCTGGATCCCGGCGTTGTTGGCGGCAAGACAGGATCCTGCCACGATTCTGCAGGAAGGATAA
- a CDS encoding ABC transporter ATP-binding protein: protein MKDISFEVPQGHYAVLMGKTGSGKTTILETICGLKKVLSGTIHLNGKLMTYAKPSEREIGYVPQDGVLFHTMTVRDNLSFALELRKWSKQKIKDRVEELADLLGITELLNRTPHGLSGGETQRVALGRALAAKPAFLCLDEPLSALDEVTREEMCVLLSNVQRLTRVTTLHITHNLSESDRLGDIKLRIEGGAVHQIGAASTEKLAGQPNQVIQKTKSTP, encoded by the coding sequence TTGAAGGATATCAGCTTCGAAGTGCCTCAGGGGCACTACGCGGTATTAATGGGCAAGACGGGGAGCGGGAAGACGACGATCCTGGAAACCATTTGTGGTTTGAAGAAGGTCCTCTCCGGAACCATTCATCTGAATGGAAAGCTGATGACGTATGCCAAGCCCTCTGAGCGTGAAATCGGTTATGTCCCCCAGGATGGGGTGCTGTTTCATACAATGACGGTCCGGGACAATCTTTCGTTTGCTTTAGAATTACGAAAATGGAGCAAACAGAAAATTAAAGATCGTGTGGAAGAACTGGCCGACCTGCTGGGGATCACGGAGTTACTCAATCGGACTCCGCATGGATTAAGTGGTGGAGAAACGCAACGCGTTGCGCTGGGGCGGGCGCTGGCTGCGAAGCCTGCTTTTTTATGTCTGGATGAGCCCTTAAGCGCATTGGATGAAGTCACACGCGAGGAAATGTGTGTATTGCTGAGCAATGTCCAGCGTTTGACCCGCGTTACGACATTACATATCACGCATAATCTTTCGGAGTCTGATCGACTGGGAGATATCAAGTTGCGTATTGAAGGGGGCGCGGTTCACCAGATCGGAGCAGCCAGTACGGAGAAATTAGCGGGACAGCCGAATCAAGTCATTCAGAAAACGAAATCAACCCCGTAA
- a CDS encoding neutral/alkaline non-lysosomal ceramidase N-terminal domain-containing protein, whose protein sequence is MRIQNRPFLFFIVYLIGISFGIDGYLQSAVIAKEPEWRAAAGSVVITPEKSMWMSGYAARTKSSEGKVHDLFAKALIIEDAKGQKIVLITTDLIGITPALRDPIAARLESEYQIPSAALLMNASHTHCGPELREKKASRRGLGGDRGAEAREYTQALAKKIVKLVGETLPRLEPVTLKYSSGRAGFAMNRRLPTSKGVINSPHPEGPVDQRVPVLMVSRPDGSLMAALFGYACHNTTLSFYQFCGDYAGFAQEYLEADHPGMVALFMMGCGGDQNPYPRRSLDLAKQHGRALANAVETALSVKQPRLIHGPLGIAKDDVELEFATPPSRDELLKSQETGNKYEKSHATRLLAQLEERGGIQTTYAFPLQVIQFGHDLTLVAICGETVVDYSLRLQSELKSGFGVIGETEPIVWVAGYSNHVFGYLPSLRVLKEGGYEGARAMIYSSYPGPFADSVENRVTSKIHELTEKARQAVKK, encoded by the coding sequence ATGAGGATTCAGAACCGTCCGTTTTTGTTTTTCATTGTCTATTTGATTGGTATCTCTTTTGGTATTGATGGCTACTTGCAGTCTGCTGTGATTGCCAAAGAGCCTGAATGGCGGGCCGCGGCTGGTTCGGTTGTCATCACTCCTGAAAAGTCCATGTGGATGTCGGGCTACGCTGCTCGAACCAAGTCTTCCGAGGGGAAGGTTCATGATCTGTTTGCAAAGGCGCTGATCATTGAGGATGCGAAAGGACAAAAAATTGTTCTGATTACGACTGACCTGATCGGAATTACTCCGGCACTCCGCGATCCCATTGCTGCGCGATTGGAATCAGAGTACCAGATTCCCTCTGCTGCATTATTGATGAATGCCTCGCATACACACTGTGGCCCTGAGTTGAGGGAAAAGAAAGCATCTCGTCGAGGATTGGGGGGAGATCGTGGTGCTGAGGCGCGCGAATACACGCAAGCTCTGGCTAAGAAAATCGTGAAACTGGTAGGCGAAACGCTGCCTCGGCTGGAACCGGTAACATTAAAGTATTCATCCGGGCGGGCCGGGTTCGCGATGAATCGGCGGCTGCCGACATCTAAAGGTGTGATTAATAGCCCGCATCCTGAAGGGCCCGTAGATCAGCGGGTACCGGTGTTGATGGTCTCGCGTCCGGATGGTTCTTTGATGGCGGCACTCTTTGGATATGCCTGCCATAACACGACGCTCAGTTTTTACCAGTTTTGTGGAGACTATGCCGGGTTTGCTCAGGAATACCTGGAAGCCGACCATCCGGGAATGGTGGCATTATTCATGATGGGCTGCGGCGGCGATCAGAATCCGTATCCGCGCCGGTCGTTAGATCTGGCAAAGCAACATGGTCGCGCGCTGGCCAATGCTGTCGAGACTGCGTTGTCGGTCAAGCAGCCTCGCTTGATTCATGGTCCGCTGGGTATTGCCAAGGATGATGTGGAGTTGGAATTCGCCACTCCCCCTTCTCGTGACGAATTACTCAAATCGCAAGAGACGGGCAATAAGTATGAGAAAAGCCATGCGACACGACTGTTAGCCCAATTGGAAGAACGGGGCGGAATTCAAACGACGTATGCCTTTCCATTACAGGTAATTCAATTTGGCCATGATCTAACGCTGGTTGCCATTTGTGGTGAAACGGTCGTTGATTACTCGTTGCGACTGCAATCAGAGTTGAAATCCGGGTTTGGCGTCATCGGCGAGACAGAGCCCATCGTCTGGGTTGCCGGTTATTCGAATCATGTGTTTGGATATCTGCCCAGCTTACGCGTGTTAAAAGAAGGTGGCTACGAAGGTGCTCGTGCGATGATTTACTCTTCGTACCCGGGACCGTTTGCGGATTCGGTCGAAAACCGCGTTACCTCAAAAATTCACGAACTCACCGAGAAAGCCCGCCAGGCTGTGAAGAAGTGA
- a CDS encoding DUF1559 domain-containing protein, which yields MFSCQTRRRGFTLIELLVVIAIIAILIALLLPAVQQAREAARRASCKNKIKQIALALHNYNETHSVFPPGGINYGWCTPDPNQAPGDTTHNKNGFSLLLPFLDQAPLYNKINQDTANSSQDTGYCCSYPGRGAPLAGNPADNADAMSTLLDVFLCPSDDGSTQLTPATTYEQAYGTLTGSGPAQTNYEFSADQSINCNNWSRQAPNARKMFGENSRTKMKDVKDGTSNTLMVCETAREVANGEAPAWGMRGWVTTGGDIDPGINVWDVPTGWTRPDVGNLNSWGQVGSLHTGGAHFGLGDGAVRFISENTDLTLLRRLGTMSDGLVVELP from the coding sequence ATGTTTTCATGCCAAACTAGGCGTCGGGGTTTTACTCTGATCGAGTTGTTGGTCGTGATTGCGATTATCGCGATCTTAATTGCCCTGCTGCTGCCTGCTGTTCAACAGGCCCGAGAAGCCGCCCGGCGAGCAAGTTGTAAGAATAAGATTAAGCAGATTGCACTTGCTTTGCATAATTACAATGAAACACACAGCGTGTTTCCCCCTGGTGGGATCAATTATGGTTGGTGTACTCCCGACCCAAATCAAGCCCCTGGTGATACAACTCACAATAAAAACGGGTTTTCCTTGTTGCTTCCTTTTCTGGATCAAGCACCGTTGTATAACAAGATTAACCAGGATACTGCCAATAGTTCTCAGGATACCGGCTACTGCTGTAGTTATCCAGGTCGTGGTGCTCCTCTTGCAGGGAACCCTGCGGATAATGCAGATGCGATGTCTACTCTTCTAGATGTTTTTCTGTGTCCTTCCGATGATGGTAGCACGCAATTAACTCCCGCAACCACATATGAGCAGGCCTATGGGACACTCACTGGATCTGGCCCTGCTCAGACAAATTATGAATTCAGTGCGGATCAATCGATTAATTGTAACAATTGGTCGAGACAAGCTCCGAATGCTCGAAAAATGTTTGGTGAAAACAGCAGGACCAAGATGAAGGATGTCAAAGACGGCACCTCTAATACACTTATGGTTTGCGAAACGGCACGTGAAGTCGCTAACGGCGAGGCACCTGCCTGGGGAATGCGCGGTTGGGTCACTACGGGGGGAGACATTGATCCCGGGATCAACGTGTGGGATGTTCCCACTGGCTGGACTCGTCCCGATGTCGGAAACTTAAATAGCTGGGGACAAGTTGGAAGCCTGCATACCGGGGGAGCTCATTTCGGACTTGGTGACGGAGCTGTGCGATTTATTTCAGAAAATACGGATCTCACTTTATTAAGACGCCTGGGAACAATGTCTGATGGATTGGTAGTGGAATTACCTTAA
- a CDS encoding HesA/MoeB/ThiF family protein, translating to MMSGFAPLTDEERAVYEWQIWVPEFGEAGQEKLKNASVLVSRCGGLGSVVAYELAAAGIGKLVIAHAGNVKPSDLNRQLLMTHDWLGKPRVESAERRLKELNPRLEIVAIPENLNEENAEQIVNQVDLIVDCAPLFPERYAMNRQSVLQKKPLVECAMYDLEAQITTFIPGQTGCLSCLFPDDPPAWKREFPVFGAVSGTVGCMAAMEAIKVLSGLGEPLIDQLMMFDLRDMTFHRNTIQRRTDCLVCGK from the coding sequence ATGATGTCTGGTTTCGCTCCCCTGACTGATGAAGAACGGGCAGTTTATGAATGGCAGATCTGGGTACCGGAGTTTGGTGAGGCCGGCCAGGAAAAATTAAAAAATGCGTCGGTGCTGGTCTCGCGTTGCGGGGGGCTGGGCAGCGTGGTGGCATATGAACTGGCAGCGGCCGGCATTGGCAAACTGGTGATTGCCCATGCAGGAAATGTCAAGCCGAGTGATCTCAATCGCCAGTTACTGATGACGCATGACTGGTTGGGAAAACCGCGTGTGGAGTCGGCCGAACGTCGTCTGAAAGAGCTTAATCCCCGGTTGGAAATCGTCGCCATTCCAGAAAATCTGAATGAAGAAAATGCGGAACAGATTGTGAATCAGGTTGATCTAATCGTCGATTGTGCCCCGCTCTTCCCTGAACGTTATGCGATGAACCGTCAATCGGTTTTACAGAAGAAACCGCTTGTTGAATGCGCCATGTATGATCTGGAAGCACAGATTACCACTTTTATTCCTGGCCAAACGGGCTGTCTGTCTTGTTTATTCCCCGATGATCCGCCGGCCTGGAAGAGGGAGTTCCCTGTGTTTGGCGCGGTTTCAGGAACCGTCGGCTGTATGGCGGCAATGGAAGCGATTAAGGTTCTTTCTGGATTAGGAGAGCCATTGATCGATCAGTTGATGATGTTTGATTTGCGTGATATGACGTTTCACCGAAATACGATTCAACGCCGGACAGATTGCCTCGTCTGTGGAAAATAG
- a CDS encoding ABC transporter permease: MTEKKTDEHSSAIKSRSDLPFYTIFIAISAVYVLLIVAMLSAETTYTTPDHIWGAFAKPEIRYAIWLSLVSCAITTVLSLWVSVPIGYLMSRHNFWGKTLVDAILDIPIVLPPLVIGLCLLILFQVEMPQIEWVNNILKSVSGALFGKEIYVAQGDSLDDMIRKMTGLIFSRPIGVTYEIPSVILAQFMVACAFAVRTMRVTFDQIGPRYEQVALTLGCNRGQAFWRVVFPQAYRGLLAAGTLAWARSLGEFGPILVFSGATRMKTEVLPTTVFLELTVGNIEGAVAASLIMVVSALIVLVIARMFGLTRGAAI, translated from the coding sequence ATGACTGAGAAGAAAACTGACGAACATTCCAGCGCAATAAAATCTCGCTCAGATCTCCCTTTTTATACGATCTTCATTGCCATCAGCGCCGTTTATGTGCTGTTGATTGTGGCGATGTTGTCGGCGGAGACGACTTACACCACTCCCGATCATATCTGGGGCGCTTTTGCTAAGCCGGAAATTCGCTATGCGATCTGGTTGAGCCTTGTTTCCTGCGCAATTACGACGGTGTTGTCGTTGTGGGTCTCGGTGCCGATTGGATATTTAATGTCCCGTCACAATTTCTGGGGCAAAACACTGGTGGATGCGATTCTGGATATACCCATTGTGTTACCACCTCTGGTGATTGGTTTATGCCTGTTGATTTTGTTTCAGGTGGAAATGCCACAGATTGAATGGGTGAATAATATTCTGAAGTCGGTTTCAGGAGCTTTGTTTGGTAAGGAAATTTATGTTGCCCAGGGAGACTCGCTGGATGACATGATTCGTAAAATGACGGGCCTGATTTTCAGTAGACCAATCGGTGTGACTTATGAAATTCCGAGTGTCATCCTGGCGCAATTTATGGTGGCGTGTGCGTTTGCAGTTCGGACGATGCGGGTGACTTTCGATCAGATCGGACCTCGCTACGAGCAAGTCGCTTTAACACTGGGTTGTAATCGCGGGCAGGCTTTCTGGCGTGTGGTATTTCCCCAGGCTTATCGTGGATTATTAGCGGCGGGCACACTGGCCTGGGCACGTTCGCTGGGGGAGTTTGGGCCGATTCTGGTGTTTTCGGGGGCCACACGCATGAAAACAGAGGTTCTGCCAACAACCGTGTTTTTAGAGCTGACTGTTGGTAACATAGAAGGTGCAGTTGCGGCTTCCTTGATTATGGTCGTGTCTGCATTAATTGTTTTAGTCATCGCCCGGATGTTCGGGCTGACACGTGGCGCGGCAATTTAA
- a CDS encoding ABC transporter ATP-binding protein, with product MLLELVELSKSFKSGSQRVQAVDGISLTVDAGEFLAIKGPSGCGKSTLLLMVGGLLSPDTGKVLIEGTDPYALSNDQRARFRSTHLGFVFQQFHLVPYLSVLDNVLTPALATNLAEAKERANALISQFGLEHRLHHTPVELSTGEKQRVALARALFHQPKVLLADEPTGNLDAENSEIVLNTLKQFTQNGGCVLMVSHDDQAVQSAQKVLGIKDGRLQPHSETETLINS from the coding sequence ATGTTATTGGAATTAGTTGAGTTATCGAAGTCGTTCAAGTCTGGCTCCCAACGGGTTCAGGCCGTGGATGGAATCAGTCTGACTGTGGACGCAGGGGAATTTCTGGCAATTAAGGGCCCAAGTGGCTGTGGGAAGTCTACCTTGTTGTTAATGGTCGGGGGATTGTTGAGCCCTGATACGGGAAAGGTTCTGATTGAGGGGACCGATCCTTATGCACTTTCGAATGATCAGAGAGCCCGGTTCCGGTCGACTCATCTGGGGTTTGTGTTTCAGCAGTTTCATCTCGTGCCTTATTTAAGCGTGTTGGATAACGTGTTGACACCCGCGCTGGCAACCAATTTGGCAGAGGCGAAAGAACGGGCGAATGCATTGATTTCACAGTTTGGCTTAGAGCATCGTTTGCACCATACGCCCGTGGAATTGAGTACAGGAGAAAAACAGCGGGTGGCTTTAGCGCGAGCACTGTTTCATCAACCCAAAGTACTGTTGGCAGATGAGCCCACTGGGAATCTGGATGCTGAAAATTCTGAGATCGTGTTGAACACCCTCAAGCAATTTACCCAGAATGGGGGCTGTGTGCTGATGGTCTCTCACGATGATCAAGCTGTTCAGTCGGCACAGAAAGTGTTGGGCATCAAGGATGGTCGTTTACAACCGCATAGCGAAACTGAAACGTTAATTAATTCTTAA
- the modA gene encoding molybdate ABC transporter substrate-binding protein: MRYPRRGHWKQVVQFKSRRGKISTGIAFVGGSLAFLVIMLGVLIYAPPKENPETSVNTAQNSGDQSSAKSEAGETDSGSANQESESLVMYCAAGIKPPVAEAAAQFAAEEFGVPIQLQYGGSGTLLSNLQVAKKGDLYLAADTSYIEIARKKNLLKEAVPVAQMHPVIMVKKGNPKQIQSIDDLIKEGVTVSLANPDAASIGKLTKKELEKAGKWDALSKSARVFKPTVSEVANDVLLGAVDAGIVWDATVNQHADKVEMIEVPEFSQAIKNVTVGVLNSSAHPQEALMFARYLQAPEKGQELFAKQGYQTVKGDTWEPHPQILLFSGGVNRLAIQDTLKEFEKREGVSINVVYNGCGILVGQINSGQKPDAYFACDTSYMVQVQPKFTLPLTVAETDMIIIVEKGNPKKIKSVYDLAGDDIKVGIAHHEQSALGALTKKLLGPLVQNDKSLYDAIQPNVKTNTPTADLLVNQLRTGSLDAAIVYRANIAKVADKLDVVEIKEGRPLAEQPIAILKSTKYPNLMQRLVDQLTSDSSRVIFESRGFRWRITPESI; encoded by the coding sequence ATGAGATACCCCCGCAGAGGTCACTGGAAACAGGTAGTTCAGTTCAAGTCCCGAAGAGGAAAAATCAGTACTGGAATCGCTTTTGTCGGAGGCTCTCTGGCTTTCCTGGTCATTATGTTGGGGGTCTTGATTTATGCTCCCCCAAAAGAGAACCCAGAGACGTCGGTAAATACGGCTCAGAATTCTGGTGACCAATCGAGTGCGAAGAGTGAAGCGGGGGAAACTGATTCCGGTTCAGCGAACCAAGAGAGCGAATCCCTGGTAATGTACTGTGCTGCCGGGATCAAACCACCGGTCGCTGAAGCGGCTGCTCAGTTTGCAGCAGAAGAATTCGGCGTGCCGATTCAATTGCAGTATGGCGGATCCGGGACACTGCTTAGCAATTTACAAGTCGCGAAAAAAGGAGATTTGTATCTGGCAGCAGATACCAGCTATATCGAAATTGCCCGAAAGAAGAACCTGCTTAAAGAAGCGGTTCCCGTGGCGCAAATGCATCCTGTGATCATGGTCAAAAAAGGGAATCCGAAACAGATACAATCGATTGATGACCTGATCAAAGAGGGAGTGACCGTTTCCCTGGCGAATCCTGATGCCGCCTCCATTGGAAAACTGACAAAAAAAGAACTGGAAAAAGCCGGGAAATGGGACGCTCTGTCAAAGTCAGCACGCGTCTTCAAGCCCACCGTTTCGGAAGTGGCCAATGATGTTCTGCTGGGGGCAGTCGACGCAGGCATTGTCTGGGATGCGACGGTCAATCAGCATGCAGACAAAGTAGAGATGATTGAGGTCCCCGAATTCTCACAGGCGATTAAAAATGTGACAGTGGGAGTTTTGAATTCTTCCGCACATCCTCAGGAAGCGTTAATGTTTGCCCGTTACCTGCAGGCTCCTGAGAAAGGTCAGGAATTGTTTGCAAAACAGGGATACCAGACGGTCAAAGGCGATACCTGGGAGCCACATCCGCAAATTCTGCTTTTCAGTGGTGGCGTGAACCGGCTGGCAATTCAAGATACTTTAAAAGAGTTTGAGAAGCGTGAAGGCGTTTCAATTAATGTGGTGTATAATGGCTGTGGCATACTGGTGGGGCAAATTAACAGCGGGCAAAAGCCAGACGCTTATTTTGCCTGTGATACATCCTATATGGTGCAGGTACAACCCAAGTTCACCCTGCCTTTAACCGTTGCTGAAACAGACATGATTATCATCGTCGAGAAAGGCAATCCCAAGAAGATTAAATCCGTTTATGATCTGGCAGGCGATGATATCAAGGTGGGGATCGCGCACCATGAGCAAAGTGCATTGGGGGCGCTGACCAAAAAATTACTGGGTCCCCTGGTACAGAATGATAAAAGTCTGTACGACGCCATTCAACCAAACGTGAAAACCAATACACCAACGGCCGATCTTCTGGTGAATCAATTGCGAACCGGTTCTCTGGATGCAGCAATTGTTTATCGGGCAAATATTGCAAAGGTCGCAGATAAACTGGATGTCGTGGAAATCAAAGAGGGGCGTCCTCTGGCAGAGCAGCCGATTGCGATCTTGAAGTCAACAAAATATCCCAACTTGATGCAGCGTCTGGTTGATCAGCTAACATCTGACTCGTCTCGAGTGATTTTTGAATCGCGAGGATTTCGCTGGCGTATCACTCCGGAGTCAATATGA